The following proteins come from a genomic window of Brevibacillus antibioticus:
- the bcp gene encoding thioredoxin-dependent thiol peroxidase: MTAVGQAAPAFTLQASNNQTLSLSQFHGQNVVLYFYPKDQTPTCTTEACDFRDFHSSFAELNTVVLGISPDSVKSHDKFIAKHELPFPLLADPDHQVAEAYGVWVLKKMYGREYMGIERTTFVIDKEGNIAKAWPKVKVKGHVQEVLQFIKEELQS, translated from the coding sequence TTGACGGCAGTAGGACAAGCTGCACCTGCATTTACTTTGCAGGCGAGCAACAATCAGACCCTCTCACTTTCCCAATTTCATGGACAAAATGTGGTGCTTTATTTTTATCCGAAGGACCAAACACCGACATGTACCACAGAAGCATGCGACTTCCGTGACTTCCATTCGAGCTTTGCTGAGCTGAATACAGTTGTTCTGGGAATCAGTCCGGATTCTGTGAAATCGCATGACAAATTTATCGCAAAGCACGAATTGCCGTTTCCACTTCTGGCAGATCCGGATCACCAGGTGGCCGAGGCTTATGGTGTGTGGGTGTTGAAAAAAATGTACGGACGAGAGTACATGGGCATAGAACGCACGACGTTCGTCATCGACAAAGAAGGCAACATCGCAAAAGCATGGCCAAAAGTAAAGGTCAAAGGGCATGTGCAGGAAGTACTTCAATTTATTAAGGAAGAACTTCAATCC
- a CDS encoding winged helix-turn-helix domain-containing protein, translated as MKEFFEVTDPEALKSLAIAERVKILELFEDLEPRTAKQIATELGENAARLHYHVKELVRVGLLEQVDTRVKGSIVEKYYEPVAKVIQVKLQLMIEENAQQLSDVMFTPFRTTEKDLMRTLNRFVASDQDVRKEYQNTFAFNLTEFYLSQDERNQFVEDISELLQKYKGFKPESGRRKFKFFDILFPMTPADPTDDTNAPFDDSDE; from the coding sequence ATGAAAGAGTTTTTTGAAGTAACAGATCCAGAAGCGCTAAAATCGCTTGCTATAGCGGAACGGGTTAAAATTTTGGAACTCTTTGAAGATTTGGAGCCCAGAACAGCCAAACAAATCGCTACAGAACTAGGCGAAAATGCTGCACGGCTACATTATCATGTGAAGGAGCTCGTGCGTGTTGGGCTGCTCGAGCAAGTGGATACCCGGGTAAAAGGCTCTATTGTGGAGAAATACTATGAGCCCGTTGCCAAGGTCATTCAGGTCAAGCTCCAATTGATGATTGAAGAAAACGCTCAACAATTAAGTGATGTCATGTTTACACCGTTTCGTACTACGGAAAAGGACCTCATGCGAACGCTCAATCGCTTCGTCGCAAGCGACCAAGATGTTCGGAAAGAATACCAAAATACGTTCGCTTTTAATTTGACCGAATTTTATTTGAGTCAAGATGAACGTAATCAATTTGTAGAAGACATCTCTGAGCTGTTGCAAAAGTACAAAGGGTTCAAACCGGAATCTGGCCGTCGAAAATTCAAGTTTTTCGACATCCTGTTCCCAATGACTCCAGCTGACCCAACAGATGATACAAATGCTCCTTTTGATGATTCGGATGAGTAA
- a CDS encoding HAD family hydrolase: MRTILFDFDGTVADTLPLIFTAFRSTFQEFLQEHYTDEQIVALFGPTETGILQNKLPSYAHDNAFAHFYRVYTDEHSRVQNPENIRSMLDELHAAGIQMGIVTGKGRKSADISLREWGLDSYFSVVITGDEVTHPKPHPESIFTAMKQLGATPAETIFVGDSDADVLAGRAAGLRTIGVDWLLVTQKAGKFDPEPDYHFTDVQAFTDWILGR, translated from the coding sequence ATGCGGACGATCTTGTTTGATTTCGACGGCACAGTTGCCGATACCCTCCCCTTAATATTCACCGCTTTTCGTTCTACCTTTCAGGAGTTTTTGCAGGAGCATTATACAGACGAGCAGATTGTAGCTCTCTTTGGCCCCACAGAAACAGGCATTTTACAAAACAAGCTTCCCTCATATGCGCATGACAACGCCTTCGCTCATTTTTATCGTGTATACACAGATGAACACTCCCGCGTACAAAACCCGGAAAATATCCGAAGCATGCTCGACGAACTACACGCAGCAGGTATCCAAATGGGCATCGTAACAGGAAAAGGACGCAAAAGTGCTGACATCTCCCTTCGAGAATGGGGATTAGATTCGTATTTTTCCGTCGTGATCACAGGGGATGAGGTCACACATCCAAAGCCACATCCAGAAAGTATTTTTACCGCTATGAAACAGCTAGGCGCAACTCCTGCGGAAACCATTTTCGTAGGTGACAGTGATGCTGACGTGTTGGCTGGCCGAGCCGCTGGTTTGCGAACAATCGGTGTGGATTGGCTTTTGGTTACACAAAAGGCGGGAAAATTCGATCCCGAGCCTGACTACCACTTTACAGATGTACAAGCCTTTACTGATTGGATACTTGGACGCTAG
- the proS gene encoding proline--tRNA ligase, translating to MKEDKAFVKEITPQSEDFSRWYIDAIKKADLMDYTPVRGCIVFKPDGFELWERIQEAMNKRFKETGHRNAYFPMLIPESFFQKEKEHIEGFNPELPWVTEAGGEPLEEKLALRPTSETIIGHMYSQWIQSYRDLPVLINQWANVFRWEKRTMPFLRTSEFLWQEGHTAHATEEEARQETMQMLEIYREVVEQELAIPVWKGQKTPSERFAGAVDTYSIEAMMKDGKAVQAGTSHYLGDKFARGFEIKFLDRDNQFKYVHTTSWGTSTRLIGSMIMVHGDDRGLVLPPRMAPTQVIMIPVGPMKLREKVMEAFDPLFDQIKAAGVRVRADLREETPGWKFNEWEMRGVPLRLELGPRDVENGQVILARRDTGEKVTVSLDGIGQTVVQLLEEIQQNMFQKALAFRDENSYLGIDTLEQLSAHIAKNESEKKTSGWVLAGWCGDDACESKIKEETRFTSRNIPFEPPVQKKACICCGKESQHSVWFGRAY from the coding sequence ATGAAAGAGGACAAAGCGTTTGTAAAAGAAATTACACCGCAATCGGAGGATTTTTCGCGTTGGTACATCGATGCCATTAAAAAGGCGGATTTGATGGATTACACACCGGTACGCGGCTGCATCGTGTTCAAGCCGGATGGCTTTGAGCTATGGGAGCGAATTCAAGAGGCGATGAATAAGCGCTTCAAAGAGACAGGGCATCGCAATGCCTATTTCCCGATGCTAATCCCCGAGTCCTTCTTTCAAAAAGAGAAAGAGCATATCGAGGGCTTCAATCCAGAACTGCCTTGGGTAACAGAGGCTGGTGGCGAGCCACTAGAGGAAAAGCTCGCGCTACGTCCAACTTCCGAGACGATCATCGGACATATGTATAGCCAATGGATTCAGAGTTATCGTGACCTACCTGTATTAATCAACCAGTGGGCAAACGTGTTTCGCTGGGAGAAGCGGACGATGCCGTTCTTGCGGACATCGGAATTTCTTTGGCAGGAAGGCCACACAGCACATGCGACAGAGGAAGAAGCTCGTCAGGAAACGATGCAAATGCTAGAGATTTACCGAGAGGTCGTCGAGCAGGAGCTGGCGATTCCGGTTTGGAAGGGACAAAAAACACCAAGTGAACGCTTTGCTGGTGCTGTCGACACGTATTCCATTGAAGCGATGATGAAGGATGGCAAAGCAGTGCAAGCGGGCACCTCGCACTATTTGGGCGATAAATTCGCGCGCGGCTTTGAAATCAAGTTTTTGGATCGTGACAATCAGTTCAAGTACGTTCACACCACATCATGGGGAACCTCTACGCGACTGATTGGTTCGATGATCATGGTGCATGGCGATGACCGAGGTCTCGTGTTGCCACCTCGCATGGCTCCGACACAGGTAATTATGATACCAGTCGGTCCGATGAAGCTGCGCGAGAAAGTCATGGAGGCGTTTGATCCACTCTTTGACCAGATCAAGGCCGCAGGAGTGCGCGTCCGTGCTGATCTTCGCGAAGAAACACCAGGCTGGAAGTTCAATGAGTGGGAAATGCGCGGAGTTCCGCTGCGTTTGGAGCTCGGCCCGCGTGACGTGGAAAATGGTCAAGTGATTTTGGCTCGTCGTGATACAGGAGAGAAGGTGACGGTTTCACTTGACGGTATCGGGCAGACCGTTGTTCAACTGTTGGAAGAGATTCAGCAAAATATGTTCCAAAAAGCACTAGCCTTCCGTGATGAGAACTCATATTTGGGGATCGATACACTGGAGCAGCTATCCGCTCATATTGCCAAAAACGAGAGCGAAAAAAAGACGAGCGGCTGGGTGTTAGCTGGCTGGTGCGGGGATGATGCTTGTGAATCGAAGATCAAGGAAGAAACCAGGTTCACCTCGCGCAACATCCCGTTTGAGCCTCCTGTACAAAAGAAAGCCTGCATTTGCTGCGGCAAAGAGTCACAGCATAGCGTCTGGTTCGGAAGGGCGTATTAA
- a CDS encoding ECF transporter S component yields MKETALHSSRTRATQKLVTIPMLAAVAFILQYLEVPVPLMPSFLKLDFSTLPALIGGLMYGPVAGVIIEVLKNTLHMLFKNTDGLLIGELANIVAGSSFIFAAVYMQRLGQGKKGFLTGLALGTILMTIVMAVANAYVLLPAYAVLYQMPIEQLLTMFNATSIWSLVLYGIVPFNLFKGVMISVVAYPIYVKLGSRIAPRTSN; encoded by the coding sequence ATGAAAGAAACAGCGCTGCATTCTTCGCGCACACGTGCAACCCAAAAGCTGGTGACGATTCCCATGCTGGCGGCCGTTGCATTTATTCTGCAGTATCTCGAGGTTCCCGTTCCGCTGATGCCAAGCTTTTTGAAGCTCGACTTCAGTACACTCCCGGCATTGATCGGGGGACTCATGTACGGACCTGTAGCTGGCGTTATTATCGAGGTACTAAAAAATACATTGCACATGCTCTTCAAAAATACAGACGGTCTGTTGATCGGTGAGCTCGCAAACATTGTGGCAGGATCAAGCTTTATTTTTGCGGCTGTTTACATGCAGCGTCTCGGCCAAGGCAAAAAAGGCTTCCTGACTGGTCTTGCTCTGGGAACGATTTTGATGACGATTGTCATGGCTGTGGCAAATGCATATGTGCTGTTGCCTGCATACGCTGTGCTTTATCAAATGCCGATTGAACAGCTCTTGACCATGTTCAATGCGACAAGTATCTGGTCATTGGTTCTGTACGGAATCGTACCATTTAATCTCTTCAAAGGTGTTATGATTTCAGTGGTTGCGTATCCGATCTATGTGAAGCTCGGCTCCAGAATCGCTCCGCGTACCAGCAATTGA
- a CDS encoding putative holin-like toxin, protein MVTNETLGLLFQFGLFLVALIGLVVTLTKKK, encoded by the coding sequence GTGGTAACGAATGAAACACTCGGACTGCTTTTCCAGTTTGGGTTGTTCCTGGTCGCTTTAATCGGCTTGGTTGTTACCTTGACCAAAAAGAAATAG
- a CDS encoding ABC transporter permease, whose translation MQNMRHIFSIFADYLSQYFKTRLAYRTDFLGDFVSNLVSELINLIFIIVVFTHVPLMGDWTRDEIIFIYGFFLVPYALFSMFFGFWDFNERYIIRGEMDRILTRPIHNLAQVCLESIAPDRIFGVITGIIIMGYAAIQLDLSFYWYDVFIFIGLSISGALIYGGVYTAIAAVSFFSDSRTGIAPMIYNIQQYGRYPVDVYNKAIRFVLTYVLPFAFVGVYPAAYFLRKEVWYTYAAMTPVVAVIFFGIGLLVWNWGVTKYRGAGS comes from the coding sequence ATGCAAAACATGAGACATATTTTCAGTATTTTTGCCGACTACCTGAGCCAGTACTTTAAGACGAGGCTTGCCTATCGAACGGATTTTCTCGGGGACTTTGTGTCTAATCTGGTTTCTGAGCTAATCAATCTCATCTTTATTATTGTCGTGTTCACGCATGTTCCGCTTATGGGGGATTGGACGCGTGACGAGATTATCTTTATCTATGGTTTCTTTTTGGTTCCATACGCATTGTTCTCGATGTTCTTCGGTTTTTGGGACTTTAATGAGCGCTATATCATCCGGGGCGAGATGGATCGCATCTTAACGAGACCGATTCACAATCTGGCACAGGTGTGCCTCGAGTCAATTGCGCCAGACCGCATTTTTGGAGTGATAACCGGGATCATCATCATGGGGTATGCAGCCATTCAACTTGATTTGTCGTTTTACTGGTACGACGTGTTCATCTTTATCGGGCTCTCAATCAGCGGGGCACTGATTTACGGTGGCGTGTATACCGCGATTGCTGCGGTTAGCTTCTTTTCTGACTCGCGGACAGGGATTGCCCCGATGATCTACAACATCCAGCAATACGGGCGCTATCCGGTAGACGTGTACAACAAGGCTATTCGCTTTGTGCTCACTTACGTGCTGCCGTTTGCCTTCGTGGGTGTTTATCCGGCGGCTTACTTTTTGCGTAAGGAAGTCTGGTACACGTATGCGGCAATGACACCGGTAGTTGCTGTCATCTTTTTCGGGATCGGGCTGTTAGTCTGGAACTGGGGAGTTACGAAGTATCGGGGAGCAGGTTCTTGA
- a CDS encoding ABC transporter permease encodes MRKLYMELIRMRFLTMLAYRVNYYSGIIIYAINIGAYYFLWGAIYGGQQQLGGLTVEQMTSYVAIAWMSRAFYFNNIDTEIAQDVREGKVAIEMIRPYNYLSVKTAQAFGEGIFRFLFFAGPGIFLISLIIPFSFPATATGWGLYLISLMCAFLINTQINLVTGLLTFFLFRNDGMMRAKRVVVDLLSGLVLPISFFPGWAQTVMGYLPFQAVNYYPSLIFTGAITTERSWELIGFQFIWMFVILVPILVMWRLARNKLVVQGG; translated from the coding sequence ATGCGTAAGCTTTATATGGAACTCATCCGCATGAGGTTCTTGACGATGCTTGCCTATCGTGTGAACTATTACAGCGGGATCATTATCTACGCGATTAACATCGGTGCGTACTACTTTTTGTGGGGAGCGATCTACGGAGGGCAGCAGCAGCTCGGCGGGCTGACGGTGGAACAGATGACTTCCTACGTTGCGATTGCTTGGATGTCGCGGGCGTTTTATTTTAACAACATCGATACAGAAATAGCCCAGGACGTCCGAGAAGGCAAGGTCGCGATCGAAATGATACGCCCTTATAATTACTTGTCCGTGAAAACGGCGCAGGCGTTCGGGGAAGGGATCTTTCGGTTTCTCTTTTTCGCGGGTCCAGGTATTTTCCTTATCAGTCTGATCATTCCGTTCAGCTTCCCGGCGACAGCGACTGGATGGGGGCTGTATTTGATCAGCTTGATGTGTGCGTTTTTGATTAATACACAAATCAATCTGGTGACAGGCTTACTGACTTTCTTCCTGTTCCGAAACGATGGCATGATGCGAGCCAAGCGGGTCGTGGTGGATCTGTTGTCTGGTCTCGTGCTGCCGATCAGCTTTTTCCCGGGCTGGGCGCAAACGGTAATGGGTTACCTTCCATTTCAGGCCGTTAACTACTACCCGAGCCTGATCTTCACAGGTGCGATTACAACGGAACGTTCCTGGGAATTGATCGGTTTTCAGTTCATCTGGATGTTTGTCATACTGGTTCCCATCTTGGTGATGTGGCGTCTTGCCCGCAACAAGCTGGTTGTGCAAGGAGGGTAG
- a CDS encoding ABC transporter ATP-binding protein encodes MIQVNHLQKDFRIHQSRPGLGGAFRDLFSREYKTVNAVDDLSFTVQEGEMFALIGENGAGKSTTIKMLTGILTPSDGEIVINGYVPFKQREEYVRSIGVVFGQRSQLWWDLSPIESFRLLKSVYKVDEAEGEKWLERLIEELEISPFVSQPVRKLSLGQRMRCEVAASLIHKPRLLFLDEPTVGLDVLVKQKIREFLRNLNETENMTILLTTHDVSDIEALCKRVLVMDKGKLIFDGLLNDLKEKWGNGTEVSFQMKKRTSTAALRQALGEMPCEIKQINDFTLSVKVARSQEMLPFVLSTVMSSFEVSDVKIEETSTEDIVRNIYSSDQEVANHA; translated from the coding sequence ATGATTCAAGTAAATCATTTACAAAAGGATTTCCGCATCCATCAGTCCAGACCGGGCCTTGGTGGTGCTTTTCGTGATTTGTTCAGTCGGGAGTACAAGACGGTAAATGCGGTGGATGACCTTTCCTTTACAGTACAGGAAGGGGAAATGTTCGCGCTGATTGGGGAAAATGGTGCCGGAAAATCGACCACGATCAAGATGCTGACCGGTATCTTGACCCCGAGCGACGGAGAAATCGTCATTAACGGCTATGTGCCTTTCAAGCAGCGGGAAGAGTACGTTCGTTCCATCGGAGTTGTTTTCGGGCAGCGCTCTCAGCTTTGGTGGGACCTTTCTCCGATAGAGTCCTTCCGTCTGTTGAAGAGTGTTTATAAAGTAGATGAGGCAGAAGGAGAAAAGTGGCTGGAGCGTTTGATTGAGGAGCTGGAGATTTCTCCGTTCGTCAGTCAGCCAGTGCGCAAGCTGAGTCTTGGTCAACGGATGCGCTGTGAAGTGGCTGCTTCGTTGATTCATAAGCCACGCCTGCTGTTTCTCGATGAGCCGACAGTTGGACTCGATGTACTCGTTAAGCAAAAAATCCGTGAGTTTCTCCGCAATCTGAACGAGACGGAAAATATGACGATCTTGTTGACGACTCACGATGTGTCAGACATCGAAGCACTCTGTAAACGCGTGCTTGTCATGGACAAAGGGAAGCTGATCTTCGATGGATTGTTGAATGACCTCAAGGAAAAATGGGGCAATGGCACAGAGGTGTCCTTCCAAATGAAAAAGCGCACTTCAACAGCCGCACTTCGTCAGGCATTGGGAGAGATGCCTTGTGAGATCAAGCAAATCAATGATTTTACCCTCAGTGTAAAAGTAGCGCGAAGTCAGGAAATGCTGCCCTTTGTTTTGTCGACAGTCATGTCATCGTTTGAAGTCAGCGATGTGAAAATTGAGGAGACGAGCACAGAGGATATCGTTCGCAACATTTATTCCTCAGACCAAGAGGTAGCTAACCATGCGTAA
- a CDS encoding protein phosphatase 2C domain-containing protein — MKLESISMKGSGKSNEDAYVIQQVKHVYSVIDGITSLIPYENAAGQTGGAIAAELVKKQLEAMPEDAALHEYLETINEALQGQMRQSGIDLEKKEALWGAACAVVRVGDAHIEYAQLGDCMIFAVYDDDTVRPLTHTQVSHLEQAVMAKWGEGIKEGLCTRTELYERCMDILIHNRYQANGPGGYGVLNGDVACRDFIEYGRMNRVGVKALVLATDGLFMPRALGGAQPKWEETVLPIVHKGLQRYTDELISLENNDPECIQYIRFKKSDDKTGMILYLH, encoded by the coding sequence ATGAAACTTGAGAGCATCTCCATGAAAGGAAGCGGCAAAAGCAATGAGGACGCCTATGTGATTCAGCAGGTCAAGCATGTGTATTCGGTCATCGACGGTATTACTTCGCTGATTCCGTATGAGAACGCAGCAGGACAGACAGGCGGAGCTATCGCGGCTGAGCTTGTAAAAAAGCAGCTGGAAGCAATGCCGGAGGATGCAGCTTTGCACGAGTATTTGGAGACGATAAACGAAGCCCTTCAAGGGCAGATGCGGCAAAGCGGCATTGATCTTGAGAAAAAGGAAGCATTGTGGGGAGCGGCCTGTGCAGTCGTTCGTGTAGGAGATGCCCATATCGAGTACGCTCAATTGGGAGATTGCATGATTTTTGCCGTTTATGATGATGACACGGTACGCCCCTTGACGCATACGCAAGTCAGCCATTTGGAACAGGCAGTCATGGCGAAGTGGGGAGAAGGAATCAAAGAAGGATTGTGTACTCGAACAGAGCTGTACGAACGATGTATGGACATCCTGATCCATAACCGCTATCAGGCGAATGGACCAGGAGGCTACGGCGTGTTGAATGGCGATGTTGCCTGTCGGGACTTTATCGAGTATGGACGCATGAATCGAGTTGGCGTGAAGGCATTAGTGTTGGCAACGGATGGTCTTTTCATGCCGAGAGCTTTAGGTGGAGCACAGCCGAAGTGGGAAGAGACGGTGCTGCCGATCGTACATAAAGGGCTGCAACGTTACACAGACGAGCTCATCTCTCTGGAAAACAACGATCCCGAATGCATCCAGTATATCCGCTTCAAAAAGTCTGACGACAAAACGGGCATGATCCTTTATCTTCATTAA
- a CDS encoding glutamate-1-semialdehyde 2,1-aminomutase — protein MKRERSAQLHEQALDVILGGVNSPSRSFKAVGGGAPVTMERAQGAYFWDVDGNRYIDYLAAYGPIITGHAHPHVTKAICEAAANGTLYGTPTPWEITFANMIREAIPSMERIRFNNSGTEAVMTCIRVARAYTGRVKVIKFAGCYHGHSDLVLVAAGSGPSTLGIPDSAGIPQSIASEVITVPFNNIEAFADAMSKWGSETSCVLVEPIVGNFGIVAPEPGFLEEVNRITHEAGALVVYDEVITAFRFCYGGAQNLLGVEPDLTALGKIIGGGLPIGAYGGRREIMEQVAPLGPAYQAGTMAGNPASIRAGIACLEVLKQPGVYDEFERLGAMLANGIIEAATKHGVTIQLNRVKGALAVYFTDEPVHDYDAAQKANGEIFARFFQLMLNEGVCLAPSKYEAWFVTTAHTEEDIQYTIAAVDRAFSQL, from the coding sequence ATGAAACGTGAACGATCCGCGCAACTGCACGAGCAAGCACTCGACGTTATTCTAGGCGGGGTAAACAGCCCTTCCCGCTCTTTCAAGGCTGTAGGTGGGGGAGCACCCGTAACGATGGAACGTGCCCAGGGCGCGTATTTCTGGGACGTGGACGGCAATCGATATATTGACTATTTAGCAGCATATGGCCCCATCATTACTGGCCATGCACATCCACATGTAACCAAAGCGATTTGCGAAGCTGCTGCCAACGGAACCCTGTACGGTACACCTACTCCATGGGAAATTACCTTCGCAAACATGATCCGCGAAGCAATCCCATCGATGGAGCGCATTCGATTCAACAACTCTGGTACAGAAGCAGTCATGACATGCATTCGTGTAGCACGTGCCTATACCGGACGCGTCAAAGTCATCAAATTCGCAGGCTGCTACCACGGCCACTCCGATTTGGTGCTCGTTGCTGCTGGCTCTGGACCATCTACCTTGGGGATTCCGGACAGTGCAGGTATTCCACAAAGCATTGCCAGCGAAGTCATTACTGTACCTTTTAATAATATCGAAGCATTCGCAGATGCTATGAGCAAATGGGGAAGCGAAACGTCTTGCGTCCTCGTTGAACCGATTGTCGGCAACTTCGGTATCGTGGCACCTGAGCCTGGCTTCTTGGAAGAGGTTAACCGCATCACGCACGAAGCTGGTGCACTTGTTGTCTACGATGAAGTGATCACGGCCTTCCGCTTCTGCTATGGCGGAGCACAAAACCTCCTCGGAGTCGAGCCAGATCTGACTGCATTGGGCAAAATTATCGGTGGCGGTCTGCCAATCGGCGCTTATGGCGGTCGTCGGGAAATCATGGAGCAAGTCGCCCCACTCGGACCTGCGTATCAAGCAGGAACAATGGCTGGTAATCCTGCTTCCATCCGTGCGGGAATTGCGTGCCTGGAAGTATTGAAGCAGCCAGGCGTGTACGATGAATTCGAACGACTGGGCGCCATGCTTGCAAACGGCATCATCGAAGCGGCAACCAAACACGGCGTAACCATCCAGCTCAATCGTGTAAAAGGAGCTTTGGCTGTTTACTTTACGGACGAGCCTGTTCATGATTATGATGCAGCTCAGAAAGCGAACGGAGAAATATTTGCCCGCTTCTTCCAGCTGATGCTGAATGAAGGTGTATGCCTGGCACCATCCAAATATGAAGCTTGGTTCGTGACGACAGCTCATACAGAAGAAGACATTCAATACACCATCGCTGCTGTAGACCGCGCCTTTTCTCAGCTGTAA
- a CDS encoding zinc metallopeptidase: MFFHPMDFLILIAFGLSLWAQFRVKGTFNKFAEVPTSSGLTGAEAARRMLDANGLTNVPVQHIPGTLTDHYDPTDRVVRLSDPVYLGNSIASLSVACHEVGHAIQHKVSYPMLVARHRIFPVVNLVSGVAPLLLLAGFFFKMAGLLLIGIIFFSGAVAFQLVTLPVEFNASSRAKDLMLQMGFIRNEEERGASKVLGAAALTYVAAALISVLELAKYIMIFRSSDD; encoded by the coding sequence ATGTTTTTCCATCCTATGGATTTCCTGATTCTGATTGCATTCGGACTGTCGCTCTGGGCACAGTTCCGTGTGAAAGGAACTTTTAACAAATTCGCCGAAGTTCCTACCTCCTCCGGTCTAACCGGTGCAGAGGCCGCCCGCCGCATGCTTGATGCCAACGGCTTGACGAACGTCCCTGTTCAGCATATTCCAGGTACATTGACTGACCACTACGACCCGACTGACCGTGTCGTACGCCTGTCTGATCCTGTATACCTTGGCAACTCGATTGCCTCTCTGTCCGTTGCTTGTCACGAGGTCGGCCATGCAATTCAGCATAAGGTCTCGTACCCGATGCTGGTAGCTCGCCATCGCATTTTCCCGGTAGTCAACCTGGTGTCCGGTGTGGCGCCATTGCTGCTGTTGGCTGGTTTCTTCTTTAAAATGGCTGGCCTCTTGCTCATCGGGATTATCTTCTTCTCCGGAGCAGTTGCCTTCCAGCTCGTCACACTGCCTGTGGAGTTTAACGCAAGTAGCCGTGCGAAAGACCTGATGCTCCAAATGGGCTTCATCCGCAATGAAGAAGAACGTGGGGCAAGCAAAGTACTGGGCGCAGCCGCTCTGACGTACGTAGCTGCCGCTCTGATCTCTGTTCTGGAATTGGCGAAATACATCATGATTTTCCGTAGCTCTGACGACTAA
- a CDS encoding pyrroline-5-carboxylate reductase family protein, producing MRIGIIGLGSMGQMLVKSLCKSGVIQPEYITVFNRTREKAENVQASHGILIAESAQEVCDQAKLVFLCTKPLDILPVLRELSIPESVHIVSVAAGVSIDDLETVHAGAVSKVIPTVTSQELHGVSLFTCSSRTSAEDRNELLTLLSSISQSQEVSEVEIETATILTSSAPGLIAGILDSFAQAAVRKTPELDLDTARSMLVETMLGTALLLKNEQLSFDQLIERVATKGGITEEGLRVLDKTLPSGFDELFAMTESKHAALKILVQKQIKA from the coding sequence ATGCGAATTGGAATCATTGGATTAGGCAGTATGGGACAAATGCTGGTGAAATCACTCTGTAAAAGCGGTGTGATCCAGCCCGAGTATATCACCGTCTTCAATCGAACAAGAGAAAAGGCTGAAAATGTGCAAGCATCACATGGCATTCTCATAGCCGAAAGTGCGCAAGAGGTATGCGACCAGGCAAAGCTAGTCTTTCTCTGCACAAAGCCACTCGATATCCTGCCTGTACTGCGTGAGTTGTCTATCCCTGAAAGTGTACATATCGTTTCTGTGGCAGCAGGTGTTAGCATCGATGATTTAGAAACCGTCCATGCTGGCGCCGTAAGCAAGGTAATTCCTACCGTCACTTCGCAAGAGCTGCATGGTGTATCTCTATTTACATGCAGCAGTCGAACAAGTGCAGAGGATCGCAATGAGCTCCTCACTCTCCTGTCTTCCATTAGTCAATCACAGGAAGTATCTGAGGTCGAGATCGAAACAGCGACGATCCTCACCAGCAGCGCCCCAGGACTGATCGCAGGAATTCTTGATTCGTTCGCGCAGGCAGCCGTTCGCAAAACACCAGAGCTTGACTTGGATACTGCCAGAAGCATGCTGGTGGAAACGATGCTGGGAACCGCTCTTTTGCTCAAAAACGAACAGCTTAGCTTCGACCAGCTGATCGAACGTGTTGCTACCAAAGGTGGCATTACCGAGGAAGGCTTGCGTGTTCTTGACAAGACGCTTCCTTCTGGATTTGACGAGTTGTTTGCAATGACAGAATCCAAGCACGCTGCTTTGAAGATACTTGTCCAAAAACAAATAAAAGCATAA